A region from the Desulfoglaeba alkanexedens ALDC genome encodes:
- the plsX gene encoding phosphate acyltransferase PlsX yields MRIVLDAMGGDRAPRSLVEGALLARTRCPAEIVLAGDESTLRPLFADLLKSRPEAAVSGGVSIVHAPEVVGMDEAGPAALRKKKASSLAVAMGLLAAGEADAVVSAGNSAAVVAHAKHHLGLVPGLRRPVLAVVIPTLRGNALLLDAGAHVEAKGIHLAQSAVLADAYLRLKDGLTRPRIALLNIGEEASKGPKVVRGAYGLLERTTLHFIGNVEAHQVLEGTTDAVVCDGFSGNNLLKFLEGVAEFLRRSAAIEPCLEPASGGSPSSNPWKEWAERMAARELGGAPLLGVLKPVVIAHGRSEAPSIANAVGEAFLSASSDLFRRMAEDCEQSRILSELKHQHAVYALERLKQTWRFGQKS; encoded by the coding sequence ATGAGAATCGTTCTGGACGCCATGGGAGGCGACCGTGCCCCCCGATCGCTGGTAGAGGGCGCGTTGCTGGCCCGGACCCGATGCCCTGCCGAGATCGTCCTGGCGGGCGATGAATCAACACTTCGACCCTTGTTCGCAGACCTTCTGAAATCACGACCCGAGGCGGCCGTTTCCGGTGGTGTTTCCATAGTCCACGCACCGGAAGTCGTGGGCATGGACGAAGCGGGGCCGGCGGCGCTCAGAAAGAAAAAGGCTTCGTCTCTCGCCGTGGCCATGGGATTGCTGGCCGCCGGCGAGGCGGACGCGGTGGTGAGCGCGGGAAACAGCGCCGCCGTGGTGGCTCACGCCAAGCACCACCTGGGGCTCGTTCCAGGTCTTCGGCGCCCGGTCCTGGCTGTTGTCATTCCCACTCTCCGGGGAAACGCTCTGCTGCTGGACGCAGGGGCTCACGTTGAAGCCAAGGGCATCCACCTGGCCCAATCGGCCGTCTTGGCCGACGCGTACCTGAGATTGAAAGACGGCCTGACCCGGCCGCGGATCGCCCTGCTGAACATCGGCGAAGAAGCGTCCAAAGGCCCCAAGGTTGTTCGAGGAGCCTATGGGCTCCTGGAGCGGACGACTCTCCATTTCATCGGGAACGTGGAAGCCCACCAGGTTCTGGAAGGTACGACGGACGCAGTGGTCTGTGACGGTTTTTCTGGGAACAACCTCCTCAAATTCCTCGAAGGGGTAGCGGAGTTCCTGAGGCGCTCGGCGGCGATCGAACCTTGCCTGGAACCGGCTTCCGGGGGTTCGCCGTCCTCCAACCCCTGGAAGGAATGGGCCGAGCGGATGGCGGCCCGGGAATTGGGAGGCGCGCCGCTGCTCGGCGTGCTCAAACCCGTCGTGATCGCCCATGGGAGGTCGGAGGCGCCGTCGATCGCCAACGCCGTCGGGGAGGCTTTTCTTTCGGCATCTTCGGATCTTTTCCGGCGCATGGCCGAAGACTGCGAGCAGTCCCGCATCCTCAGTGAACTCAAGCACCAGCATGCCGTCTACGCTTTGGAACGACTGAAGCAAACATGGCGATTCGGCCAGAAATCCTGA
- the rpmF gene encoding 50S ribosomal protein L32, which translates to MAVPKHKTSKSRRDKRRSHKRLAAPSFATCPQCRELRLPHRVCPACGHYHGRTVLEVEET; encoded by the coding sequence ATGGCTGTCCCGAAACACAAAACATCCAAGTCCCGGCGTGACAAGCGCCGCAGTCACAAGAGACTGGCCGCACCTTCCTTCGCCACGTGCCCGCAGTGCCGCGAGTTGAGACTGCCTCACCGCGTCTGCCCTGCGTGCGGCCACTACCACGGTCGTACCGTGCTGGAGGTGGAGGAAACCTAG
- a CDS encoding YceD family protein, producing MRIRVDDIPESGRVLHYHWDRNRLKDFMPPNDPFEMETLQPVSVDLEIHKGADHVRIRGSFSARFQLQCHRCLDPYPWQLLQDVDTLLLVEKDLPDEEEVELEPEDLEVEFFDGEEIDIDRLVAEEVFLALPFRALCSEECRGLCPGCGANLNRETCRCSKSDKESPFQALERLRSQWSK from the coding sequence ATGCGGATTCGTGTCGACGACATACCGGAGTCAGGACGCGTCCTCCATTATCATTGGGATAGAAACCGGCTGAAAGATTTCATGCCCCCCAACGATCCTTTTGAAATGGAGACGCTGCAGCCTGTCAGCGTAGATTTGGAGATTCACAAGGGTGCGGATCATGTCCGCATCCGGGGGAGCTTCAGCGCGCGGTTCCAACTCCAATGCCACCGGTGCCTGGATCCTTACCCGTGGCAGCTGCTTCAGGATGTGGACACGCTGTTGCTCGTAGAAAAAGACCTCCCGGACGAAGAAGAGGTGGAGCTGGAACCGGAAGATCTGGAGGTGGAATTTTTCGACGGCGAGGAGATCGACATCGATCGGTTGGTGGCGGAAGAGGTGTTTCTCGCTCTGCCGTTCCGAGCCCTTTGTTCGGAGGAATGCCGGGGACTTTGCCCGGGGTGCGGAGCCAATCTCAACCGCGAGACATGTCGGTGTTCCAAGTCCGATAAGGAATCCCCGTTTCAGGCTCTGGAACGGCTCCGGTCCCAATGGTCCAAGTAG